A genome region from Dolichospermum compactum NIES-806 includes the following:
- a CDS encoding ArsC/Spx/MgsR family protein, which yields MARVIFYEKPGCKGGIKQKVLLTAAGHEVVAYNLLTEPWTVEKLRSFFGDRPVSEWFNKAAPSVKSGEVNPENITTENALVMMLRDPLLIRRPLIQVGDKREVGFDVEKLDAWIGLKAVDESLKPMSEHLMQQNLQGCTHGHNHDHHHGKGGCKNH from the coding sequence ATGGCCAGAGTAATTTTCTATGAAAAACCAGGTTGTAAAGGTGGTATAAAGCAAAAAGTTTTGCTCACAGCCGCAGGTCATGAAGTAGTAGCATATAATCTATTAACAGAACCTTGGACAGTGGAAAAATTGCGGTCATTTTTTGGCGATCGCCCGGTCAGCGAATGGTTCAATAAAGCCGCACCTAGTGTAAAATCAGGAGAGGTGAATCCTGAAAATATCACCACTGAAAATGCTTTAGTCATGATGCTAAGAGATCCCTTATTAATCCGTCGTCCCTTGATCCAAGTAGGGGACAAAAGAGAAGTAGGCTTTGATGTTGAGAAACTTGACGCATGGATAGGCTTAAAAGCCGTAGATGAGTCTTTAAAACCAATGAGTGAACACCTCATGCAGCAGAACCTCCAAGGCTGCACTCATGGACATAATCACGACCACCATCATGGTAAAGGTGGTTGCAAAAATCACTGA
- a CDS encoding IS701 family transposase — protein sequence MKFTKLNYCQYLLSSQINYTMTNLAEHLDNISHDKINYYLKNEKLTPRLLWDNVKDIIVRDENAYIIFDDTVLNKRFSEKIEIVRRQYSGNEHGIVKGIGIVNCIYVNPKTLKFWVIDYRIFNPDNDGLSKVDHVKNMLQGLVYQKVLPFDTVLMDTWYAVNNLMLYIDSLDKVYYCPLKINRLVDDSFGKEKYKNIESLSWSEDELECGKIIKIKAFPSEKKVKLFRVTISTDRTDYIATNDISQSSMDVTQQVCKIRWKIEEFHREIKQLTGIESCQCRKGRLQRNHIACAMLVWLRLKNLAYNTGQTIYQIKHNLLSNYLIGQLKRPDIAMSMV from the coding sequence ATGAAATTTACTAAACTTAATTACTGCCAGTATTTACTTAGCAGTCAAATCAACTACACAATGACTAATCTAGCAGAACATTTAGACAATATTAGTCACGATAAAATTAATTATTATTTAAAAAATGAGAAATTGACTCCTCGGTTACTTTGGGATAATGTGAAAGATATAATTGTCCGGGACGAGAATGCTTATATTATATTTGATGACACAGTTTTAAACAAAAGATTTTCAGAAAAGATTGAAATAGTGCGAAGGCAATATAGTGGAAATGAGCATGGCATCGTCAAAGGAATTGGAATAGTCAATTGTATATATGTTAATCCTAAAACTCTCAAATTTTGGGTAATAGATTATCGTATTTTTAACCCTGACAATGATGGTTTAAGTAAAGTTGACCATGTGAAAAATATGTTGCAAGGGCTTGTATATCAAAAGGTTCTGCCATTTGATACAGTTTTAATGGATACTTGGTATGCAGTTAACAATTTAATGCTTTATATTGATAGTCTAGATAAAGTTTATTATTGTCCTTTAAAGATTAATCGTTTGGTTGATGATAGTTTTGGCAAAGAAAAATATAAAAATATTGAATCATTGTCATGGAGTGAAGATGAGTTAGAATGTGGTAAAATTATCAAGATAAAAGCATTCCCCTCCGAGAAAAAAGTGAAGCTATTCCGGGTTACTATCTCTACCGATAGAACGGACTATATCGCAACTAATGATATATCTCAAAGTTCTATGGATGTTACACAACAGGTGTGTAAAATCCGTTGGAAAATAGAAGAGTTTCACAGGGAGATAAAACAATTAACTGGCATTGAATCATGTCAGTGTCGCAAAGGTCGTCTTCAAAGAAATCATATAGCTTGTGCTATGTTGGTTTGGCTAAGACTAAAAAACTTAGCTTACAACACAGGTCAAACTATTTATCAAATTAAGCATAATTTGCTTTCTAATTATTTAATAGGACAACTAAAACGTCCAGATATTGCTATGTCAATGGTTTAG
- a CDS encoding nitroreductase family protein codes for MRVNLSVGALYLPEVDVQMGGVQGIINGIYYIEVENNYLTLIYELGDDELENYVILNKRINGFIFLVSCVYHRSSWKYQDRSLGYCLLDSGHHLGAIAAFAYLHENNIQLCFDFDKLILNADLGFENNEFITSTGRRK; via the coding sequence TTGCGTGTAAATCTGTCTGTGGGGGCTTTATATCTTCCGGAAGTTGATGTGCAAATGGGTGGGGTTCAGGGAATAATAAATGGTATCTACTATATAGAAGTTGAGAATAATTATCTGACCTTAATTTATGAATTAGGCGATGATGAATTGGAGAATTATGTTATACTAAATAAACGTATCAACGGATTCATCTTTTTAGTTAGTTGTGTTTATCATAGGTCTAGCTGGAAATATCAAGACAGGAGTTTGGGATATTGTTTGTTGGATAGCGGACACCATTTGGGTGCTATCGCTGCTTTTGCATATCTTCACGAAAACAACATACAACTATGTTTTGATTTTGATAAACTTATTCTCAATGCAGATTTGGGATTTGAGAATAACGAGTTTATTACTAGTACAGGTCGGCGGAAATAA
- a CDS encoding CO2 hydration protein, protein MVQISDKPTTKIPPSKHEFAEIIHRLEAGGSMLPDTPENLMQIIGIYKAYAVPMDFYWRDLLYIAERVFLDPLPAFKYFLPQEYLDLHNHYAGDDADLRIWRGIATAHPELLAFMEKGETTKMPKILHHLFHDRINMEFAEACMQAMLWHRKMYAPVNQFDAYLDSEEYKTNADKAIKAYFRKNPLMLGLYKLFPDMFLEQCRMMSYYSNLGLFWEVMAPVFFEMSDIYDEGGFKGVPDAMNFLVNGIFAIAGRPIYHHVYIDGECFEIIPKSKGFTWLYEAALPYVEAVFYRTAPFRGTKSYNAQAGQVPEDQKDFHYGILYADVFPVGTAGIPPTLLMQDMLHFLPQYLVDYYQEYCRGEEDILIQLGITFQRSMYNVTSAVIQALRTALLYPLDDENPKHLQANREFFEMQLNRFTRTDYGMRDAARLRNIQTQDYR, encoded by the coding sequence ATGGTACAAATTTCAGACAAACCAACTACCAAAATCCCCCCATCAAAACACGAATTTGCCGAAATTATTCATCGCTTAGAAGCTGGCGGTTCAATGTTGCCAGATACACCGGAAAATTTAATGCAAATTATCGGTATTTATAAAGCTTATGCTGTACCGATGGATTTCTATTGGCGAGATTTACTTTACATTGCCGAAAGAGTATTTTTAGATCCTTTACCAGCTTTTAAATATTTCTTACCACAGGAATATTTAGACTTACATAATCACTATGCAGGTGATGATGCTGATTTAAGAATTTGGCGAGGTATAGCTACTGCACACCCAGAACTTTTGGCATTTATGGAAAAAGGTGAAACCACCAAAATGCCAAAAATTCTCCATCATTTATTCCATGACAGAATCAACATGGAATTTGCAGAAGCTTGTATGCAAGCTATGTTATGGCATCGCAAAATGTATGCACCAGTTAATCAATTTGATGCCTATTTAGATTCCGAAGAATATAAAACTAATGCTGATAAAGCCATTAAGGCTTATTTTCGGAAAAATCCTCTCATGTTAGGACTTTATAAACTGTTTCCCGATATGTTTTTGGAACAGTGCCGGATGATGTCCTATTATTCTAATCTCGGACTTTTCTGGGAAGTCATGGCACCAGTATTTTTTGAAATGTCAGATATTTATGATGAAGGTGGTTTCAAAGGTGTACCTGATGCCATGAATTTCCTTGTCAATGGCATATTTGCGATCGCCGGTCGTCCCATTTATCATCATGTTTATATTGATGGTGAATGTTTTGAAATTATCCCCAAATCAAAAGGTTTTACTTGGCTATATGAAGCCGCATTACCTTATGTAGAAGCTGTTTTTTATCGCACAGCCCCATTTAGAGGTACAAAGTCTTATAATGCCCAAGCAGGGCAAGTTCCCGAAGATCAAAAAGACTTCCATTATGGGATTCTTTACGCTGATGTCTTTCCCGTCGGTACAGCAGGTATTCCTCCCACATTATTAATGCAAGATATGTTGCACTTTTTGCCTCAATATCTCGTTGATTATTACCAAGAATATTGTCGCGGAGAAGAGGATATTTTGATTCAATTGGGAATTACTTTTCAACGTTCCATGTATAACGTCACATCGGCGGTAATTCAAGCCTTAAGAACCGCCCTTTTATATCCTTTAGATGATGAAAATCCCAAGCATTTACAAGCAAATCGGGAATTTTTTGAAATGCAGCTAAATCGCTTTACTCGCACTGATTATGGTATGCGTGATGCAGCGAGATTAAGGAACATTCAAACACAGGATTATAGATAA
- a CDS encoding SET domain-containing protein, which yields MLVFRDTETKGRGIFAQQDFAKGDLIETSPVIVIPKQQLKLITKTVLLNYYFGWHGESGAIGLGFASLFNHSYHPNAIYTKNFAKNVIDIIAHQYIREGQEITINYNGQVDDISPVWFDVEE from the coding sequence ATGCTAGTATTTCGTGATACAGAGACTAAAGGTAGAGGTATATTTGCCCAGCAAGATTTTGCTAAAGGAGATTTAATTGAAACATCCCCTGTAATTGTCATTCCTAAACAACAACTTAAGTTAATTACTAAGACGGTGTTATTAAATTATTATTTTGGTTGGCATGGAGAAAGCGGGGCAATAGGTTTAGGTTTTGCTTCTCTTTTTAATCATTCTTATCATCCCAATGCGATTTATACTAAGAATTTTGCTAAAAATGTAATTGATATTATTGCTCATCAATATATTCGGGAAGGTCAGGAAATTACGATTAATTATAATGGGCAGGTTGATGATATTTCTCCTGTATGGTTTGATGTGGAGGAATAA
- a CDS encoding hydrogenase maturation protease, protein MLTIIGCGNLNRNDDAVGVIIAQRLQQYVAQNPHPNIRVFDCGTAGMEVMFQARGSEKLIILDASCTGSEAGAIFRVPGNELEALPEPSYNLHDFRWDHALAAGRKIFLDDFPQEVTVYLIEAKNLDFGLELSPIVQRSADLVFAELIIIIQQNVMA, encoded by the coding sequence ATGCTAACTATCATTGGTTGTGGCAATCTGAATCGGAATGATGATGCTGTCGGCGTAATTATTGCCCAACGTTTACAGCAATATGTTGCCCAAAATCCTCACCCCAACATCCGCGTTTTTGATTGTGGAACTGCGGGAATGGAGGTGATGTTTCAAGCCAGAGGTAGCGAAAAATTAATTATTCTTGATGCTAGTTGCACAGGTTCAGAGGCAGGTGCTATATTTAGAGTCCCAGGGAATGAACTAGAAGCACTGCCCGAACCTAGTTACAACTTACATGATTTTCGTTGGGATCATGCCTTGGCTGCTGGGAGAAAAATCTTCTTAGATGATTTTCCCCAAGAGGTGACAGTCTATTTAATTGAAGCTAAAAATCTGGATTTTGGACTGGAATTAAGTCCTATTGTGCAACGTTCTGCTGATTTAGTTTTTGCCGAACTAATTATAATTATCCAACAGAATGTGATGGCTTAA
- a CDS encoding papain fold toxin domain-containing protein: MTNNDIHCQLNDIAEQFHIFECVPCAIALRQFLINQKIPGRKINLFTGSTEDPFCNIYHEVLQQNISINGRHYAIAVEIDGQELIFDNIHPEGVSRVNWINNLYCVIQDLGGEFQITETEF; the protein is encoded by the coding sequence ATGACTAATAATGACATTCACTGTCAACTAAATGATATAGCCGAACAATTTCATATTTTTGAATGTGTTCCTTGTGCTATAGCTTTGCGTCAATTCCTAATTAATCAAAAAATACCTGGTAGAAAAATTAACTTGTTTACAGGGAGTACAGAAGACCCATTCTGTAATATCTACCATGAAGTTTTACAACAAAATATCTCCATTAACGGTAGACATTATGCTATTGCAGTAGAAATTGATGGACAAGAACTAATTTTTGACAACATTCACCCCGAAGGAGTTTCTAGGGTAAACTGGATAAATAACTTATATTGCGTTATACAAGATTTAGGTGGAGAATTTCAAATTACTGAAACAGAATTTTAA
- a CDS encoding cysteine dioxygenase family protein: MQGQDLFVAENGEYQVCKSARSWDLLRDNYRLYRFLTEVEDVLKNVEDESTRLPEIRILVRRLMINSYWVQSQSLQPDLKTGISVLLLYDELGFPLTVQTVTFAPGTTSSIHNHGTWGIVAILKGQEKNTFWKRSYDPEFPDKIEKTGEINLSPGDIVSFTPQTIHQVQAIGEEPTVTFNIYGETNPKQRFEFDVINHIAKKF; this comes from the coding sequence ATGCAAGGTCAGGATTTATTTGTTGCTGAAAATGGAGAATATCAAGTTTGTAAATCAGCAAGATCATGGGATTTATTGCGTGATAATTATCGTCTCTATCGCTTTTTAACTGAAGTCGAAGACGTTCTCAAAAATGTCGAAGATGAATCAACACGACTACCAGAAATTAGAATTTTGGTAAGACGATTAATGATAAATTCCTATTGGGTACAAAGTCAATCTTTACAACCTGATCTGAAAACGGGAATCTCGGTTTTACTATTATATGATGAATTAGGATTTCCTTTAACTGTACAAACAGTAACATTTGCACCGGGAACAACTTCTAGTATTCATAATCATGGAACATGGGGAATAGTGGCAATCTTAAAAGGTCAGGAAAAAAATACATTTTGGAAACGTAGTTATGATCCAGAATTTCCTGATAAAATTGAAAAAACAGGCGAAATAAATTTATCCCCAGGTGATATCGTGAGTTTTACACCGCAAACAATACATCAAGTTCAAGCCATTGGTGAAGAACCAACAGTAACATTTAATATTTATGGAGAAACCAACCCAAAACAGAGATTTGAATTTGACGTAATTAACCACATTGCTAAAAAGTTTTAA